In the genome of Bacteroides mediterraneensis, the window CCATCGGACTGATTTACTTCAGCGGAAGAATCTCAATCCAATAATCATCCGGGTCGTTGATGAAATACAGTCCCATCTGCTCATTTTCGAAGCAGACGCATCCCATTTCCTTGTGAAACTTGCGGGCCTCGTCGTAGTCGCCTGCCACCCGCAGACAGAGATGACTTTCATTCTCACCCAGCTCATACGCTTCGGTATGGTCACGCAGCCAGGTCAGTTCCAACAGGAAATCCGAACTACCGTCGGTGAGGTACACCAGGATGAACGAACCGTCGGCCGCTTCCTTGCGGTGAGACTCGTGCAGGCCCAGCGCCTTCTCATAAAACTGGATACTTTTTTCGAGGTTGGTCACGTTGATATTGAAATGGTCAAATCTTCCTTTTATTTCCATGTCTTTTTCTATTTTAGTTTTCTACAATATATCAATCCAAGTCTGTCTGCTGGCCCCTACGAGCAGGTACCCACACACGTGTGCCCTCCTGTGCGGCTAACGGGACGAAAGCCCTTGCCTTTCGGTAAGATTCGTCGAAATGCATCGGTACAAAGATAGCAGTTTTTATCCGTTTCACAAACTGCAAAGGGCCCCGCATGTATTCCCGTCCCAGCCGGGGATCGACCGGAAACAGTACCACATCCATCCGGTCGGTATAAGCAGCAATGTCTTCCAATTCCCGGAGAAAGAAACCTTCATCACGCTTCCATTCCGCTTCCGGACTCTCGTCCATCCAGTGCCAGTTGTTCAGGTCGCCGGCGTGAAACACCGTTTTTCCCTCTATCTTCACCAAGAACGAAACACCGATGTCGGTCGAACCAAAGGCATGGATTTCCAGACAATCATCCTGAAACACATCGCCTTTCCGCATCCGAATTACTTTCCGTTCCTGTTCTTCCTCGGCAGAAAGCATAATGTCGCGCGAAAACACATATACGATGTCCGGCCGAAACGCACTCCACGACAACACTTCCCGGTTGAAATGGTCGTAATGGGAATGGCTGGCCAGCACATACAGCCGTCCTTCCCGTGAAAGAATTTCTTTGTGCAAAATTCCCTTATCGTCCGACCGGGAATCTTCAAAATAATCAAATACGATGGTATAGCCTTCGCCCAACAGGGCAAAGCCGCTATGATACAGATACACCAGTTTCATGAGGTTTATTTTCCAGCTATGGGTTGTACGTATGCCCGCGTGGCCTTGTCTATTTCAAGGAACATGTAGTTCACCTTTCCCGAATGAATCAGGTCTTTATGTTCGTTGTAGATGCGGGTGGCATATTCCTTGGATTTTTCGAACATGAACTTCGACACACTCTCCTGCGACTTGCCCGCCATGGTAGAATCCAGTTTCTCTTCCGGGAAGAAGTCGTCCAGATTCACGTCGCCAATCATGGACGTTTCCAGGAAATGAATGTTCCGGTGCAGACGGTCCGTGTAATAACCCACGAACATGTGGCCCGGCACCCGCACCAGAATCGGGTTGATATT includes:
- a CDS encoding MBL fold metallo-hydrolase; this encodes MKLVYLYHSGFALLGEGYTIVFDYFEDSRSDDKGILHKEILSREGRLYVLASHSHYDHFNREVLSWSAFRPDIVYVFSRDIMLSAEEEQERKVIRMRKGDVFQDDCLEIHAFGSTDIGVSFLVKIEGKTVFHAGDLNNWHWMDESPEAEWKRDEGFFLRELEDIAAYTDRMDVVLFPVDPRLGREYMRGPLQFVKRIKTAIFVPMHFDESYRKARAFVPLAAQEGTRVWVPARRGQQTDLD
- a CDS encoding VOC family protein, whose product is MEIKGRFDHFNINVTNLEKSIQFYEKALGLHESHRKEAADGSFILVYLTDGSSDFLLELTWLRDHTEAYELGENESHLCLRVAGDYDEARKFHKEMGCVCFENEQMGLYFINDPDDYWIEILPLK